Proteins from one Planctomycetota bacterium genomic window:
- a CDS encoding ABC transporter permease codes for MNLTRIYAVFLRQIYLIKANPIRLAGMFVWLLFSVIQWGFISKYLGTFGQATFGFVTVVLGAIILWEFMGRVQAGIMMAFLEDIWSQNFFNYFASPLKISEYLAGLVITSIVTALIGFVIMILIAGAGFGYNFFIIGVMILPFIMILFVFGVAMGIFITGVIFRLGPAAEWLGWPIPFIMSIFAGVFYPISVLPDALQVVAGLIPASYVFESMRIIFEGGEFGARVASNLAGGTALALAYLAAAYYFFMRVYKRNLKHGNIGRFSAEV; via the coding sequence ATGAACTTAACCAGGATTTACGCCGTTTTCCTGCGGCAGATTTATTTAATCAAAGCGAATCCCATCCGGCTGGCAGGCATGTTCGTCTGGCTCTTGTTTTCCGTCATCCAGTGGGGGTTTATCAGCAAATATCTGGGGACGTTCGGGCAGGCGACTTTCGGATTTGTCACCGTGGTACTCGGCGCGATTATCCTCTGGGAATTCATGGGCAGGGTGCAGGCGGGCATCATGATGGCATTCCTGGAAGATATCTGGAGCCAGAACTTCTTCAACTATTTCGCCTCGCCCCTTAAAATCAGCGAATACCTGGCCGGGCTGGTCATCACCAGTATCGTTACGGCGCTCATCGGGTTTGTTATCATGATACTCATTGCCGGCGCGGGCTTCGGATACAATTTCTTTATCATCGGCGTGATGATTCTGCCCTTTATCATGATTCTCTTTGTCTTCGGGGTAGCGATGGGGATTTTTATTACCGGTGTAATATTCAGGCTGGGCCCGGCGGCGGAGTGGCTGGGCTGGCCGATACCGTTTATCATGTCCATCTTTGCTGGGGTATTCTATCCGATATCCGTCTTGCCGGACGCGCTTCAGGTGGTGGCGGGGCTGATTCCGGCGAGCTATGTCTTTGAAAGCATGCGGATAATATTCGAAGGTGGCGAATTCGGCGCCCGGGTAGCGTCTAACCTGGCAGGGGGAACGGCATTGGCTTTGGCATATCTGGCGGCGGCGTATTATTTCTTTATGAGGGTTTACAAGCGGAATTTGAAGCACGGCAATATCGGCCGCTTCAGCGCGGAGGTATAA
- the rdgB gene encoding RdgB/HAM1 family non-canonical purine NTP pyrophosphatase, with protein MELIIATRNKGKLKEIQAILGKSANLISLDKIPNAPKVKETGKTYKANALKKARIIFRKTSLPTLAEDSGLEVKALRNKPGIYSARYAGPNADSKLNNKKLLKALDGIPLNRRQAQYRCVAVFINKHGRIKTAEAVCKGIIALAPTGGKGFGYDPLFIPRGFDKTFGELAEKIKNRISHRAKAIRKLRI; from the coding sequence ATGGAACTAATCATTGCCACGCGTAACAAAGGTAAACTAAAAGAAATACAAGCGATTCTGGGGAAAAGCGCCAATCTGATATCACTCGATAAAATCCCGAACGCCCCGAAAGTTAAGGAAACAGGGAAGACATATAAAGCCAACGCCTTAAAGAAAGCGAGGATAATATTCCGGAAAACCAGTTTGCCGACCCTGGCGGAAGATTCCGGGCTGGAAGTCAAAGCGCTAAGAAATAAACCGGGCATTTATTCGGCGCGCTATGCGGGACCTAATGCTGATAGCAAACTGAATAATAAAAAACTCTTGAAAGCGCTGGACGGAATCCCTTTAAACAGGCGACAAGCGCAATACAGATGCGTGGCGGTATTTATAAACAAGCACGGAAGGATAAAAACAGCGGAGGCTGTTTGCAAAGGAATCATAGCGCTGGCGCCTACCGGAGGAAAAGGATTCGGCTATGACCCGTTATTCATCCCGAGAGGGTTCGATAAGACATTCGGCGAGCTGGCGGAAAAGATAAAAAACCGCATCAGCCACCGGGCAAAGGCGATCAGGAAATTGCGGATTTAA
- the cdhC gene encoding CO dehydrogenase/CO-methylating acetyl-CoA synthase complex subunit beta, whose product MSKLIATRAIRGAHKLVARAERALEDALKTHGPDKKVELPNTGYFLPISHGILGMEITKTAQLKELLQEAKKLLHPVPDEKVWVPYLGHTLDCGMATLFADEIIEAIKYIEKPPYIVAENCPEEGDFWLGAADDVIMRKRGIEFVDGTAPGFAACLGACPSREIAVKVARELQEKNLYVFISGSNKVNAPLPDGKGLPINSSGKTEWGMANQLRESKVQMGWETRLVPFGSDVTATVHALGFATRAALSFGGVKPGDFRRILKYNKMRIFAFALAFGEVDDEKHAQAAGAINFGFPTISETDIGQILPSGVCTYEHVVSPVKPEEMVQKAIEVRGLKIQIHKIPIPVAYGPAFEGERIRGEDTYVEMGGNKTPAFEYVAMKNPKEITDGNIEVIGPEITDLPAGSSLPIGIVAEVAGREMQEDFEPVLERRFHNFINEAQGIFHMGQRDINWIRISREAKEKGFKLAHLGTILHAQFHTEFGSIVDKVEVKIYTKEADVIKWREIARKTYKKRDERIGSMTDESTDTYYSCLLCQSFAPTHVCVVSPERTGLCGSYNWFTCKAAYQINPRGPNQPVPKGETLDPIKGQWKGVNDFIYQSSRKALSSMSAYSILSEPMTSCGCFECIAAVLPLANGIMSVNREFAGMTPSGMKFSTLAGTVGGGQQVPGFIGHSKRYIISKKFILAEGGLKRLVWMPKSLKEDLKELFNQRAEEIGMPDLLDKIADETVATTEEEVVAYLTKTNHPALSMPPLIG is encoded by the coding sequence ATGTCAAAGTTAATCGCCACCCGCGCCATCCGCGGGGCGCATAAGCTGGTCGCCCGCGCCGAACGCGCGCTTGAAGATGCCTTGAAAACCCACGGGCCGGATAAAAAGGTGGAGCTCCCCAATACCGGCTATTTCCTGCCCATCTCACACGGTATACTCGGGATGGAAATCACCAAAACCGCCCAGCTGAAAGAACTCCTCCAGGAAGCCAAAAAACTACTGCATCCGGTGCCCGATGAAAAGGTCTGGGTGCCCTACCTCGGCCATACATTGGATTGCGGAATGGCAACGCTCTTCGCGGATGAAATAATAGAGGCGATAAAATATATCGAGAAGCCCCCGTATATCGTCGCCGAGAACTGCCCGGAAGAAGGCGATTTCTGGCTCGGCGCGGCGGATGACGTCATTATGCGTAAGCGCGGAATCGAATTCGTGGACGGCACCGCACCCGGCTTCGCCGCCTGCCTGGGCGCGTGCCCTTCCAGGGAAATTGCCGTAAAGGTCGCCCGCGAACTCCAGGAAAAGAATTTATATGTGTTTATTTCAGGGTCCAACAAGGTAAATGCCCCCTTGCCTGACGGCAAGGGACTCCCGATTAATTCCTCCGGAAAAACTGAATGGGGTATGGCCAATCAACTGCGCGAATCAAAGGTCCAGATGGGCTGGGAAACGCGTTTGGTTCCCTTTGGGAGCGATGTCACCGCCACGGTCCACGCCCTTGGATTCGCCACGCGCGCGGCCCTCTCTTTCGGCGGGGTCAAGCCGGGCGATTTCCGCCGTATCCTTAAATATAACAAGATGCGCATCTTCGCCTTTGCCTTGGCATTCGGCGAAGTGGATGACGAAAAGCACGCCCAGGCGGCCGGCGCCATCAACTTCGGATTTCCCACCATCTCGGAAACGGATATCGGGCAGATTCTCCCCAGCGGCGTCTGCACTTACGAGCACGTCGTCTCTCCGGTCAAACCGGAAGAAATGGTCCAGAAAGCCATCGAGGTGCGCGGTCTTAAAATACAGATACATAAAATACCCATCCCGGTTGCCTACGGCCCGGCGTTTGAAGGCGAGCGCATCCGCGGAGAAGATACCTACGTGGAAATGGGCGGGAATAAAACCCCTGCCTTTGAATACGTCGCCATGAAAAACCCCAAGGAAATAACCGACGGCAATATAGAAGTCATCGGGCCGGAAATAACCGACCTCCCGGCCGGAAGCAGTCTGCCAATCGGCATCGTGGCGGAAGTCGCAGGCAGAGAGATGCAGGAGGATTTCGAACCGGTCCTGGAACGCAGATTCCATAACTTCATAAACGAAGCCCAGGGCATCTTCCATATGGGACAGCGCGATATCAACTGGATTCGCATCAGCCGTGAAGCCAAAGAAAAAGGATTTAAGCTCGCGCACCTGGGCACGATTCTCCACGCCCAGTTCCATACGGAATTCGGCTCGATTGTGGATAAGGTCGAAGTGAAAATATACACCAAAGAAGCGGACGTCATCAAATGGCGGGAGATTGCCAGGAAAACCTACAAGAAGCGCGATGAGCGCATCGGCTCGATGACCGATGAATCCACCGATACATATTATTCGTGCCTACTGTGCCAGAGCTTCGCGCCCACCCACGTCTGCGTGGTCTCGCCGGAGCGGACGGGGCTGTGCGGCTCTTATAACTGGTTCACCTGCAAGGCCGCTTACCAGATTAATCCGCGCGGGCCAAACCAGCCTGTCCCTAAGGGCGAAACGCTCGACCCAATCAAGGGGCAGTGGAAAGGCGTGAACGATTTTATCTATCAATCCTCAAGGAAGGCGCTTTCTTCGATGAGCGCTTACAGCATATTATCGGAACCGATGACCTCCTGCGGATGCTTTGAATGCATTGCCGCGGTCCTGCCGCTGGCAAACGGGATTATGAGCGTGAACCGTGAGTTCGCGGGTATGACGCCTTCGGGAATGAAGTTTTCAACTTTAGCCGGAACGGTCGGGGGCGGACAGCAGGTCCCGGGCTTTATCGGGCACAGCAAACGTTATATCATCAGCAAGAAATTTATATTGGCGGAGGGCGGCCTGAAGCGCCTCGTCTGGATGCCCAAGTCTTTGAAAGAAGACCTGAAGGAACTGTTTAACCAGCGCGCCGAGGAAATCGGCATGCCGGATTTACTGGATAAGATTGCGGATGAAACGGTGGCGACGACGGAAGAAGAAGTCGTGGCGTATTTGACCAAGACCAACCATCCGGCACTGAGTATGCCGCCGCTGATTGGGTAA
- a CDS encoding prepilin-type N-terminal cleavage/methylation domain-containing protein has protein sequence MKCAGKKSGGFTLIELIVVITIIAMLSGVGIAFISTANKQFGFQATQGSIVSMLRSARSQAITQKEPSSVIFDLSKKEVYLLVRRNSRLWHMEDGTMGKVTGAFGNDAQFTGLIELAPEGRFGRGLAFNGAGEVDCGKLVLKGNETSLMIDLWIYPVSQTDQIILRMPVVEDESPADSKYFLMLTDDRELVAKFGDVQTTSMKGIVPLERWSRLKMVYEARLPNLYNMQWGDLKVWLNDSLVAQISGTTQAKEFNPMMLSLQDTPFYGKMDEVKISTIAATDLTKLDPPSVEITSSIAPIDNKITVTFDSKGNLSGATTATIGMAWPANRESFSITINSSGMVEAK, from the coding sequence ATGAAATGCGCGGGGAAAAAGAGCGGCGGATTTACGCTAATAGAGCTAATTGTGGTGATAACCATTATCGCGATGCTTTCCGGCGTGGGCATAGCTTTTATTTCCACCGCGAACAAGCAATTCGGCTTCCAGGCAACCCAGGGCTCGATTGTTTCCATGCTGAGAAGCGCACGCAGCCAGGCGATTACCCAGAAAGAACCATCCTCGGTTATCTTTGACCTTTCCAAGAAAGAGGTTTACCTTTTGGTCAGGCGCAATAGCCGCCTGTGGCATATGGAAGACGGCACGATGGGTAAAGTCACCGGCGCTTTCGGCAATGATGCCCAGTTTACCGGGCTTATTGAGCTTGCACCGGAGGGCCGTTTCGGCAGGGGACTGGCTTTTAACGGAGCCGGGGAGGTAGATTGCGGAAAGCTTGTCTTAAAGGGAAACGAAACGTCCCTGATGATAGACCTATGGATTTATCCGGTCAGCCAGACCGACCAGATTATTTTGCGCATGCCCGTTGTCGAAGATGAATCGCCTGCGGACAGCAAATATTTCCTGATGCTGACCGATGATAGGGAATTGGTCGCCAAATTCGGAGATGTCCAAACGACTTCAATGAAAGGAATCGTCCCGCTGGAAAGATGGTCACGGCTTAAAATGGTTTACGAAGCGCGTTTGCCTAATCTTTACAACATGCAATGGGGTGATTTAAAAGTTTGGCTGAACGACAGCCTGGTTGCCCAAATCAGCGGAACGACCCAGGCCAAGGAATTCAATCCTATGATGCTTTCGCTTCAGGATACGCCTTTTTACGGAAAAATGGACGAGGTTAAAATCAGCACGATTGCGGCAACCGATCTGACCAAGCTGGATCCACCGAGCGTGGAAATTACATCCAGTATAGCGCCGATAGATAATAAAATAACAGTGACGTTTGACAGCAAAGGAAATTTAAGCGGGGCAACCACGGCAACTATCGGGATGGCCTGGCCGGCTAACAGGGAGTCTTTTAGCATTACAATAAATTCGTCGGGAATGGTGGAGGCTAAATGA
- a CDS encoding four helix bundle protein: MGIKRFEDLEVWQKSMELVNKLYALTGKSSFKDYSLRDQLRRAAVSIPSNIAEGFERGSNKEFIQFLFIAKGSASEARTQLYIALEQKYISKDDFTSAIELVTHISIMLKRFIDYLCKSSIKGEKFRLRN; this comes from the coding sequence ATGGGAATAAAAAGATTTGAAGATTTAGAGGTCTGGCAAAAATCAATGGAACTGGTGAATAAACTCTACGCCTTAACAGGCAAAAGCTCTTTTAAGGATTACAGCTTACGTGACCAGCTGCGCCGCGCGGCGGTTTCCATCCCTTCCAATATTGCCGAAGGATTCGAACGTGGTTCCAATAAAGAATTCATCCAGTTCTTGTTTATAGCCAAAGGCTCAGCTTCCGAAGCCAGGACACAGTTATATATCGCACTTGAACAAAAATATATCAGCAAAGATGATTTTACCTCTGCGATAGAATTAGTTACCCATATTTCAATTATGCTAAAAAGGTTTATTGATTACTTATGCAAAAGCAGTATTAAAGGGGAAAAATTCAGATTGCGTAATTAA
- the cooS gene encoding anaerobic carbon-monoxide dehydrogenase catalytic subunit codes for MPKESGKPSACKSTNEILDWADKNKMETVFYRAKKVKPCPIGATGSCCKNCAMGPCRFNPKKPDEVKGVCGADINTVAARNFARMVASGAASHSDHAREVARTFTAAARSEVPGYEIKDKAKLKQTASFYNIKTEGRTDNEIAEELGERCLAEFGQQSGELQMAKRAPAKRQDLWKDSGVAPRGIDREIVEMLHRTHIGVDMDYKNIMLQASRCALADGWGGSMIATELQDIMFGTPVPLRAKANLGVLKTDQVNVIIHGHEPLLAEMIARAAKDPALIKLATSKGAKGINLAGMCCTGNEILLRHGVPMAGNFLQQELAILTGAVEAMIIDVQCVMQSLPELAKCFHTKIITASPKSKIAGAEHIEFNEHDALNIAKKMLTVAIENYPKRGKVLIPKNEVDLIAGFSHETINYMLGGSFRSSYRPLNDNIINGRIRGVVGVVGCNNPRVQHDKSHIDLVKELIGNDILVVETGCAAIACAKEGLLIPEAATQAGKGLAEVCSAVGMPPVLHCGACVDNSRILIACSEMVREGGLGNDISDLPVAGCAPEWMSEKALAIGQYFVASGVLTVFGVTWPTLGSPTLTKHLFEDYEKIYKARWAFETDAGKTAALIIDHINKKREALGISKTQERKLFDMEARRALDV; via the coding sequence ATGCCAAAAGAAAGCGGAAAACCTTCGGCCTGTAAATCCACTAACGAAATACTGGACTGGGCGGATAAAAACAAGATGGAAACGGTTTTCTACCGGGCGAAGAAAGTAAAACCCTGCCCCATCGGTGCGACCGGCAGCTGCTGTAAAAACTGCGCCATGGGACCCTGCCGCTTCAACCCGAAAAAGCCGGATGAGGTAAAAGGCGTCTGCGGGGCGGATATCAATACCGTTGCCGCGCGCAACTTCGCCCGCATGGTTGCTTCCGGCGCGGCATCGCATTCCGACCACGCCCGCGAAGTCGCCCGGACTTTTACCGCCGCCGCGCGCAGCGAAGTCCCCGGCTACGAAATCAAGGACAAAGCCAAACTAAAACAAACTGCTTCTTTCTACAATATCAAAACCGAAGGGCGAACGGATAACGAAATCGCCGAAGAGCTAGGGGAGAGATGCCTGGCTGAATTCGGACAGCAGTCGGGCGAGCTCCAAATGGCAAAGCGCGCCCCGGCAAAACGGCAGGATCTCTGGAAAGACTCCGGCGTCGCCCCGCGCGGAATCGACCGCGAAATAGTCGAAATGCTCCACCGCACCCATATCGGGGTGGATATGGATTATAAAAATATCATGCTCCAGGCTTCCCGCTGCGCCCTGGCAGATGGCTGGGGCGGCTCGATGATTGCCACGGAACTGCAGGATATCATGTTCGGCACGCCGGTTCCACTGCGCGCCAAGGCGAATCTCGGCGTCCTTAAAACCGACCAGGTAAATGTCATTATCCACGGGCACGAGCCGTTACTCGCGGAAATGATTGCCCGCGCCGCCAAAGACCCGGCTCTCATAAAACTCGCAACCTCAAAAGGCGCCAAAGGAATCAACCTCGCCGGAATGTGCTGCACCGGAAATGAAATACTCCTTCGCCACGGAGTTCCCATGGCCGGTAATTTCCTCCAGCAGGAACTGGCGATACTCACCGGCGCGGTCGAAGCCATGATTATCGATGTCCAGTGCGTCATGCAGTCCCTGCCGGAGCTGGCCAAATGCTTCCATACAAAAATAATCACCGCCTCGCCCAAGTCAAAGATAGCCGGTGCGGAGCATATCGAGTTCAACGAGCACGACGCGCTGAATATCGCCAAGAAGATGCTCACCGTGGCGATAGAAAACTATCCCAAACGAGGCAAGGTCCTGATTCCCAAAAACGAAGTGGACTTAATCGCCGGGTTTTCCCACGAAACTATCAATTACATGCTGGGCGGCTCTTTCCGCTCTTCCTACCGCCCGCTTAACGACAATATCATCAACGGCAGGATACGCGGAGTGGTCGGGGTGGTCGGCTGCAATAACCCGCGCGTCCAGCACGATAAATCCCACATAGATTTAGTGAAAGAACTTATCGGCAATGATATCCTAGTAGTGGAAACAGGCTGCGCGGCAATCGCCTGCGCCAAGGAAGGATTGCTTATCCCGGAAGCGGCAACCCAGGCCGGCAAGGGACTGGCTGAAGTCTGCTCCGCGGTTGGCATGCCGCCGGTCCTCCATTGCGGCGCCTGCGTGGATAACAGCCGCATCTTAATCGCCTGTTCGGAAATGGTCCGCGAAGGCGGACTTGGAAACGACATCTCCGACCTGCCGGTGGCAGGCTGCGCGCCGGAATGGATGAGTGAAAAAGCCCTTGCCATCGGGCAGTATTTCGTCGCCTCCGGAGTCCTGACGGTTTTCGGAGTCACTTGGCCGACCCTCGGCAGCCCGACGCTTACCAAACATTTATTCGAAGATTACGAAAAAATATATAAAGCAAGGTGGGCGTTTGAAACGGATGCCGGCAAAACAGCCGCCCTGATTATCGACCATATCAATAAGAAACGCGAAGCGCTCGGCATCTCCAAAACGCAGGAACGAAAACTCTTTGATATGGAAGCCCGAAGGGCGTTAGATGTTTAA
- a CDS encoding aminotransferase class I/II-fold pyridoxal phosphate-dependent enzyme has protein sequence MIAKDLRAQRVRNLPPYIFDELDRVKHKLVSQGKDLIDLSVGDPDMMPSRFIINELKKHLSDQKVYRYPPYQGTRNFCQGISAWYKKELKVNINPANEVWSLIGSKEGISHLVMALVNPGDTVLLPNPCFPMYVSSVILAGGKVHFMPLLKENDFLPDLSSISPAVLRKAKLMLLNYPNNPTTTVVTKEFYREAIRFANRHGIAICQDAAYNDIYFKEKPVSFLEIPGAKEVGVETRSFTKMFNVAGWRIGWLAGNERIVKAVGQLKTNVDSGLFVAFQRACIAALSKGMGEVARVRNIYEKRCQMLSRTMQDIGWDARMPQATFYLWVPVPDNKGSMAFSKELLKRTEILVTPGIGFGKYGEGYFRVSLTVSEATLQKAIKRLKGLNV, from the coding sequence ATGATTGCGAAAGATTTGCGCGCACAAAGGGTCAGGAATCTCCCGCCTTACATATTTGACGAGCTGGACCGAGTAAAGCATAAACTCGTTTCGCAGGGAAAAGACTTGATAGACCTTTCGGTAGGCGACCCGGATATGATGCCTTCCAGGTTTATCATTAACGAGCTAAAAAAGCATTTGAGCGACCAGAAGGTCTACCGCTACCCGCCCTACCAGGGAACCAGGAATTTCTGCCAGGGGATTAGCGCCTGGTATAAAAAAGAGCTTAAGGTAAATATCAATCCGGCAAACGAAGTCTGGTCTTTAATAGGGAGCAAGGAAGGGATTTCGCACCTGGTGATGGCGCTGGTCAATCCGGGCGATACGGTACTCCTGCCCAACCCGTGTTTCCCGATGTATGTTTCATCCGTTATCTTAGCCGGCGGAAAAGTTCACTTTATGCCGCTGCTTAAAGAGAACGATTTCCTACCGGATTTATCGTCAATCAGCCCCGCGGTCTTGCGTAAAGCCAAATTGATGCTTTTAAATTATCCGAACAACCCGACGACCACCGTGGTCACAAAAGAGTTTTACCGGGAGGCAATCCGTTTCGCGAACCGGCACGGAATCGCCATCTGCCAGGACGCGGCATACAACGATATTTATTTCAAGGAAAAGCCGGTATCATTCCTGGAAATCCCGGGCGCCAAGGAAGTGGGCGTAGAAACGCGCTCCTTCACCAAGATGTTTAACGTGGCGGGCTGGCGCATCGGATGGCTTGCCGGAAACGAGCGTATCGTGAAGGCCGTCGGTCAATTGAAGACTAACGTCGATTCAGGTCTTTTCGTGGCGTTCCAGAGGGCGTGCATCGCGGCGCTCTCCAAAGGGATGGGAGAAGTCGCGCGTGTACGCAATATCTACGAAAAACGCTGCCAAATGCTCTCCCGGACAATGCAGGACATCGGATGGGACGCTCGAATGCCGCAGGCAACTTTTTACCTCTGGGTGCCGGTGCCGGATAATAAAGGCTCCATGGCGTTTTCCAAGGAGCTCCTGAAACGGACCGAGATTCTGGTGACTCCGGGAATCGGTTTCGGCAAATATGGGGAAGGTTATTTCCGGGTATCGCTGACCGTTTCCGAAGCCACATTACAAAAGGCGATAAAAAGGCTTAAAGGTTTAAATGTTTAA
- the thyX gene encoding FAD-dependent thymidylate synthase: MKVELLTITPDAERLIETAGRTAYLSQEKQGRDTEKVFIKMLVKKGHLSVLEHAVATFRLSGVSRAFTHQLVRHRLCSFTQQSQRYVDESKFYHVEPPSIAADPECHALFAEFMEHSRQAYTALQKKGIKKEDARFVLPNAVTTQLIVTANLREWKHIIQQRGHRHAQWEIRYAIIEILRILKKHLPTVFVDFEIDDEKKIIVKKKEE; the protein is encoded by the coding sequence ATGAAAGTGGAATTATTGACCATTACGCCGGACGCGGAGCGCCTGATAGAAACTGCAGGCAGGACCGCTTACCTTTCCCAGGAAAAGCAAGGTCGTGATACGGAAAAGGTATTCATCAAGATGCTCGTCAAAAAAGGGCATCTTTCCGTCCTGGAACACGCCGTGGCGACCTTCCGCCTTTCCGGTGTTTCGCGCGCCTTTACACACCAGCTTGTCCGCCACCGCCTGTGCTCATTTACCCAGCAATCACAGCGCTATGTGGATGAAAGCAAGTTTTACCATGTGGAGCCTCCGTCCATAGCCGCCGACCCGGAATGCCATGCCCTCTTTGCCGAATTCATGGAGCATTCGCGGCAAGCATATACGGCATTGCAGAAAAAAGGCATCAAGAAGGAAGACGCCCGCTTTGTCCTTCCGAATGCGGTTACTACCCAGCTTATTGTCACGGCGAATCTAAGGGAGTGGAAACACATCATCCAGCAGCGCGGCCACCGCCATGCGCAATGGGAAATACGGTATGCCATCATAGAAATACTGCGGATATTGAAAAAGCATCTGCCGACGGTCTTTGTCGATTTTGAGATTGACGACGAAAAGAAAATCATCGTCAAGAAGAAGGAAGAATAA
- a CDS encoding ABC transporter ATP-binding protein, with amino-acid sequence MPAEQVLEISNLTKEFGELKAVDNISFSLEPGKIIGLLGPNGAGKTTTINMLLGILTPTSGVIRILGKSLAEHRSELLKLMNFSAVYAHMPANLTVSQCLHVFGLLYGVERLKERCRSLLKEFDLEQFAHTKTGVLSSGEASRLNLAKAIINRPRLLLLDEPTASLDPSIAQLIRGRIKDYVAQTGAAILWTSHNMGEISSVCDRVLFLSHGRILLSGNPRTLPAEHNKSNLEELFITVAREPLTLEKQA; translated from the coding sequence ATGCCTGCTGAACAAGTGCTGGAGATTTCTAATCTCACCAAGGAGTTCGGGGAACTGAAGGCGGTGGATAATATTTCCTTCTCCCTTGAACCCGGGAAAATTATCGGGCTATTGGGACCCAACGGCGCCGGCAAGACCACCACCATCAATATGCTCCTGGGGATACTCACGCCCACCTCAGGCGTTATCAGGATTCTGGGGAAAAGCCTTGCCGAGCACCGCTCGGAACTCCTTAAGCTCATGAACTTTTCCGCGGTTTACGCCCATATGCCGGCAAACCTGACTGTTTCCCAGTGCCTGCATGTCTTCGGCCTGCTTTACGGGGTGGAGCGCCTTAAGGAGCGTTGCCGCTCGCTTTTAAAGGAATTCGATTTGGAACAATTCGCCCATACAAAAACCGGCGTGCTTTCTTCCGGAGAGGCCAGCCGGCTTAATTTAGCTAAGGCAATTATCAACCGCCCGCGCCTGCTCTTGCTCGATGAGCCGACCGCGTCCTTAGACCCGAGCATCGCCCAGCTTATCCGCGGCCGGATAAAAGACTACGTCGCCCAAACCGGCGCGGCGATTCTCTGGACTTCCCATAACATGGGCGAGATTTCCTCGGTATGCGACCGCGTCCTTTTCCTTTCCCACGGCCGCATCCTGCTTTCCGGGAATCCGCGGACGCTGCCGGCAGAGCACAATAAAAGCAATCTGGAAGAACTGTTTATCACCGTGGCGCGCGAGCCATTGACTTTGGAGAAACAAGCATGA
- a CDS encoding PAS domain-containing protein has protein sequence MKLKPENCTLFCKNDRRCRAIFDNMTNAVAVYTAVENGKNFVFNDFNRAAERVEKIKREKVIGRKVTEVFPGVKDFGIFAVFQRVWRTGKPEHFPVSLYKDERIVGWRENYIFRLNSGEVVAIYEDITERKQTEKHIQEQSKALEQKNIALKEVMEQISVEKNEQAKKITSNLENIILPKLRRLKARASETQKKLCESMEKDIKNVASDFGIKISDKHIALSKRELEICAMIKDGYKNKDIAEELHLSTKTIETIRKSIRRKLHINNKAVNLQTYLQTL, from the coding sequence ATGAAACTGAAACCAGAAAACTGCACCCTGTTCTGTAAGAATGACCGCCGATGCCGGGCTATATTCGATAACATGACCAATGCCGTAGCGGTCTACACAGCAGTGGAAAATGGAAAGAATTTTGTCTTCAATGATTTCAACCGGGCGGCGGAAAGAGTAGAGAAAATCAAAAGGGAAAAGGTAATCGGGCGGAAAGTTACGGAGGTCTTTCCGGGAGTAAAGGATTTCGGTATCTTTGCGGTGTTCCAAAGAGTCTGGCGCACTGGTAAACCGGAGCATTTCCCGGTTTCCCTGTATAAAGACGAGCGAATCGTCGGCTGGAGGGAAAATTATATCTTCCGGCTAAACTCGGGTGAGGTCGTGGCGATTTATGAGGATATCACCGAGCGCAAGCAGACGGAAAAGCACATCCAGGAGCAAAGCAAGGCGCTCGAACAAAAGAATATCGCCTTAAAAGAGGTCATGGAACAAATCAGCGTGGAAAAGAACGAGCAAGCCAAAAAGATAACCTCCAACCTGGAAAATATCATACTACCCAAGCTGCGCCGGCTGAAAGCAAGGGCATCGGAAACCCAAAAGAAACTCTGCGAAAGCATGGAAAAGGATATAAAAAACGTCGCTTCGGACTTCGGAATAAAAATATCGGACAAGCACATCGCCCTTTCCAAAAGGGAACTGGAAATATGCGCCATGATTAAAGACGGCTACAAGAACAAAGACATCGCCGAGGAATTGCATCTTTCCACCAAAACCATCGAGACCATCCGCAAAAGCATCCGCCGCAAGCTCCATATAAACAATAAAGCCGTTAATCTCCAAACCTACCTCCAGACCCTCTAA